Proteins from one Gossypium raimondii isolate GPD5lz chromosome 8, ASM2569854v1, whole genome shotgun sequence genomic window:
- the LOC105793717 gene encoding uncharacterized protein LOC105793717, whose amino-acid sequence MGKKKDEEGMKTALTSPLSSSPSLCESETEELQRMPLVPPPLMKNKMYLSKQLSMCETSRDIAWERRRRQILRQQRGKNGLTDEDLYELKGCIELGFGFNEEEGQKLCNTLPALDLYFAVNRQLSPSPVSTPQSRRSSSTSSLGGRSSSFDSPVSEPADWKIYSPGENPQQVKTKLRHWAQAVACSLMQSY is encoded by the exons ATGGGGAAGAAGAAGGATGAAGAGGGAATGAAAACGGCGCTAACATCACCATTATCATCATCGCCGTCATTATGCGAGTCGGAAACGGAAGAGTTACAACGGATGCCGTTGGTTCCACCGCCATTGATGAAGAACAAAATGTATTTGTCAAAGCAGTTGTCGATGTGCGAGACGTCTCGAGACATTGCATGGGAAAGAAGGCGACGGCAAATACTTCGTCAGCAAAGAGGGAAAAACGGGTTGACCGACGAAGATTTATATGAACTCAAAGGTTGCATCGAGCTTGGGTTTGGGTTCAATGAAGAAGAAGGTCAAAAACTATGCAATACATTGCCTGCTTTAGACCTTTATTTCGCTGTAAATCGTCAACTTTCACCTAGTCCCGTTTCCACCCCTCAAAGCCGACGTTCTTCCTCCACATCTTCACTCGGTGGCCGGTCATCTTCTTTTGACAGTCCTGTAAGTGAGCCAGCTGATTGGAAAATTTACAGCCCAG GAGAAAATCCACAACAGGTGAAGACAAAGCTAAGGCATTGGGCACAAGCAGTAGCATGTTCTTTAATGCAATCATATTGA